The window CCTGGCGGGCGTGGCTGGTGCTGGCGTGGGCAGGCACTGAGCTGCGGCCACGGGCagctgcccaggagcagcagctggagagcagagggacCAGCTCCACAACTTGCAGATGCACTGGCCACATCTCCGTAATCTTGTCCAGGAGCTCAAGGTGAAACTCGGGGGGGAGGCGGtcctggctgagctgggctgtctgcccagccctgcctccagctGGCACACGGGTGGGCTGAGGGTGTGTGTGGGACTGGGGTCCCTTGGCTGGGTCCTGTGCTGTGAGCTGGCTATGTCCTGCTGGGTTGTCTCCCCTGGGGGATTTTGTACCCCAACACACACACTGCCCCCAGAAGTCCCTGTCACATGGGTGAATTCACAGGTTGGGTGAGAACCCCCAGGAACAGCCCCCAGTGCCCTGAGGATGGGGCTGACCTTGCAACCCCCAGCCACTCTCTACATCCCAGTGGGGGTCTGCACTCCTAGCCCCTCTCCCCGCACTCCCTGTTAAGTCCCAGTACCATCCTGCACCCCATggtggctcccagcccctctcctttGTTCTGGCAGGGAGACCCAGCCCTACCAGTgctgcccagcccctctccaTCTACCCGAGCTGCGGTCTGCACCCTGGGCACCTCGACCCCTCTCCCCACTGCTACTGGGCTCTTCTGCCTGCACCCTTGAGCCCCTGCCCCGCCCCATCCTGAGCGGGTCCCTAGCCACCCCCAAGggggaatgcctgcagccccctgccccacaccctgagGGGGGTTCCCTGGCCACTGCTGGCCTCTCTCCCTGGGCCCCCCCCACAGTGGACACCTGCAGCCCCTGGCCTCCCCCAGACAGGAGATCCCTCTCCTCACACCTGCACCTGGGTGTAGGTTCCCTGGGGCAGCTATAAAACAACCAGCACCAGTGGTACCCTTCTCATCCGTCATTCTGTGAAGTACAGGACAGTCTATGCACTCTCTCCTGAAACTATTCCTGTGCCAGATCTGCTTTgacatcttttatttatttgtaaggATGGTACCTAAACATATTTGTTACATGGTATCAGCCTGTTGTGCCTTATGTTATGCTTGCTTATTTGCAGCAGACCTCAAGTTAGTAAGtcacaacatttttttcagtatacaAAAATATCCATGGCAGACCAAAGAAAAGATGACTTCTGTAGCTGAAGATGATACCCTTTTATCTTCATGGCTTGTTCAGCTCAGCCTCTTCAGACACCAAGTCCATTTCCACTTGAAAATGAAACAGTCCAAGCATTTTCTACTGAGGCCAAGTACCCAACTCATTCAGCTTCCAAAAAGCACCGGTTAAGCTTCCTCAATCCACCATCCCTGTCGTGGTCATCTCGGAACATACCAGACTCTCGCAGAAGCTGTTCAACATCAGACCCTCCTGTTCGCTGTCAGGAGCCTGGTGAGCAGTACAGCTCCCGGTGGTTGTCCACAAACAGAGAGATCTTAAGAAGTGTATCTgagttggaaggaaaaaaatagcccCATTAGCTTAATGTTTTTATCTGTATTCTGTACCCACAAAAAATTAACTTGTTTctaaaaacaataaagaaaaacgTAAGTAAAGCTAACTTAGCAGACCAAGTGAAATGGAGCACTATGCTCCTTGTTACACTGTGAGGAAGGATGTTGCTTCCAGCTATGCCCAGGGTGTGATGGTGAGTATTTACAACTGAAGTCATTTACAAGATCTCAGAGCAGGTCACAAAGATCAAGTGCAAACTGAACAAGGTCACCCACTGCTACTGAGAAAAACATAGCAAGCAGCACCGGGCCTACGTGAGAGCCAGACCTTCGGCCTCCAGCGCTGAGAGCTCAAGGAAGGGTCTGCTGGAAGTGGAACTACCTTGAACAACGTCTTCCTTGTAGCGCTCCAAAATTCTCTCCCAAGACTGTGGGAGGGCTTCCATGTCTGGCAGGCTGTCACAGCTGATGCGGAGAAGGAGAAGCTTGCTCTCCAGGTACCTTCATGCCCGGTAAGGACGACAAAGAGAAAAAGGCGTCCGCCAGCGCTGCCCGGAGAGACCCGCCGCGGAAGGATACAGGTGCCGGTAGTAACGCTCCACGTCCTGCAGCCCCTCTAGCGCATCCGCCAGGGAGGGGCTGCGCGGCCCGCGCTGCAGGGACGCCGCCAGGCCCAGCTCCGCCGCCCGCTCCTCGTACAGCCGCAGGATGCCAGCCACGCCGGCCCCCACGGCGTCCCGCACGTCCCGCAGCTCCGCCCTGCGCGACAAAGCAGATGGCGCTCAGCTGCAGACCCGCgaccccagcccggcccggcccggccccgccgccgccttaCCGCCGGCTGCCGAGCTGCTCCAGCAGCGCCTCGGCCGCGCCGCGCTGCTTCCACCACAGCCGCGCCTGCAGCTCGCCGAAGGCCCCCAGCGGTGAGCCGCCCCACGCCAGCCGCTGCCCCGCCCGCATCTGCGCCGCCAGCCCGGCCAGCGAGCCCAACAGCGGCGCGCAGGCGTCCAGCGCCGCCCGCCAGGCTGCGTCCTgccgcgccgccgctgccgcccatTCCCGCAGCGCCGCTGCCAGCGCCTCTGCTGCCGCCATAGCGGCCCGCCGGACCGGGAGCGGGACACAGTCCCGTGACGTCATTGCGCTGCGCCGGGACCCGATTGGCCAGGCGGCGGCAGGCTCTGAttggccgggcggcggcggcggttggGTTTGAacgcgcggcgggcggcggcgctccCGGCTCcgaccccaaccccaaccccggCCCCAGACACCGCCGCTAGCCCCCCAcaccgccgccagccccccaCACCGCCGCCATGGCGCCCGCACGGAAGAAGGGTGGCGTGAGCGCGCGCAAGAGGAAGCTGGCGGCCTTCCTGAAGGACTTCGACCGAGAGGGTAGGCcgcggccggcgggagcggggtgGGGACGGGGAGCGGGCCCCGAGCCCTAGCCCCGAGCCGTTACTGAGCCGTGCGCGTCCCCGCAGTGGAACGGCGGATCGAGCAGATTCGGGCGGACGGGGAGCGCCTCATCAAGGAGGTGGAGCACCTGTACGACATGGAGATCCTGCGGCTGCCGCCGGAGATCCGCGAGATGAACTGGGTCGAGTACTTCGGTAcggggcgggcggtgccgggCGGTCAGGGGCGTGTTTTCCCTGGGGTAAGGAACCCAAGGGTAGTACAGGAGCAGCCGGGGGCTCCTCTGTCTGGAATCTCTTGGGCTGTTAGGAAGTGCCGCTCTCTTTGTCTGAGGCCGCTCACTCGCTGCCGAGAAAACTAGTTTGTGCTGGTTTTTTGCACCCTAGTGGTGACGTGTTAAAGTACGTCTACCTGCATTGCATGGGCTGTCTCAGAtatgtattgattttttaaaaatgttttcttttttagctaaAGGAGGAAGCACAAAGGTGTTGGAAGAAGCAGCAACGGTGGGTTTCTAACATAAACATTAAACTTTCCCGATCGTGTTGTGTACCTCCATAGAAAACGAAGGGTTTCTTGAGTCTGTAGAAGCATTGTAATAGCAGAATAGATAAATACTTTCACAAATGCTGCTTTAAGACTTACTAGTAAGCGATGTCTGTTGTATCTAATATAGGA of the Larus michahellis chromosome 2, bLarMic1.1, whole genome shotgun sequence genome contains:
- the AIRIM gene encoding AFG2-interacting ribosome maturation factor isoform X2, translated to MTSRDCVPLPVRRAAMAAAEALAAALREWAAAAARQDAAWRAALDACAPLLGSLAGLAAQMRAGQRLAWGGSPLGAFGELQARLWWKQRGAAEALLEQLGSRRAELRDVRDAVGAGVAGILRLYEERAAELGLAASLQRGPRSPSLADALEGLQDVERYYRHLYLESKLLLLRISCDSLPDMEALPQSWERILERYKEDVVQDTLLKISLFVDNHRELYCSPGS
- the AIRIM gene encoding AFG2-interacting ribosome maturation factor isoform X1; the protein is MTSRDCVPLPVRRAAMAAAEALAAALREWAAAAARQDAAWRAALDACAPLLGSLAGLAAQMRAGQRLAWGGSPLGAFGELQARLWWKQRGAAEALLEQLGSRRAELRDVRDAVGAGVAGILRLYEERAAELGLAASLQRGPRSPSLADALEGLQDVERYYRHLYLESKLLLLRISCDSLPDMEALPQSWERILERYKEDVVQGSSTSSRPFLELSALEAEDTLLKISLFVDNHRELYCSPGS